The proteins below are encoded in one region of Scyliorhinus torazame isolate Kashiwa2021f chromosome 8, sScyTor2.1, whole genome shotgun sequence:
- the LOC140428810 gene encoding uncharacterized protein, producing the protein MGGSTSKQEERPKRNNNELRTAGKDGKQKKQKKSGVRNCCCCCFKICKNICSECEDCDLGDLDLDGLDSGGLDSGGVNSGCINSGGIDSGGHGLGGLYSGSLDLGGHYSGGFGSEGINLGGFDSGGLDSVGVNSGCINSGGIDSGGLGLEGLYSGSFDLGGHYSGALNSGGPYSGGFCSEGINLGGLDSGGFNFGDPYSAGLYPGGINFGDAYSGGLYPGGINLGDPYSGGLYPGGINFGDPYSGGLCSGGIDLGCLNSGGLDLGAICSGDHLSGGMDLGGLISGGLDLGGFDLGGFDLGGF; encoded by the coding sequence ATGGGAGGCAGCACCAGTAAGCAAGAAGAAAGACCAAAGCGAAATAACAATGAGTTGAGGACTGCAGGCAAAGATGGGAAACAGAAGAAGCAGAAGAAATCTGGTGTTCGcaattgctgctgctgttgcttcaAAATATGCAAGAATATATGTTCCGAATGCGAAGACTGTGATTTAGGAGATCTTGATTTAGACGGCCTCGATTCTGGAGGCCTCGATTCAGGAGGCGTCAATTCAGGATGCATCAATTCAGGAGGCATAGATTCAGGAGGCCACGGTTTAGGAGGCCTCTATTCAGGAAGCCTTGATTTAGGAGGCCACTATTCAGGAGGCTTCGGTTCAGAAGGCATTAATTTAGGAGGTTTCGATTCAGGAGGCCTCGATTCAGTAGGCGTCAATTCAGGATGCATCAATTCAGGAGGCATCGATTCAGGAGGCCTCGGTTTAGAAGGCCTCTATTCAGGAAGCTTTGATTTAGGAGGCCACTATTCAGGGGCCCTCAATTCAGGAGGCCCCTATTCAGGAGGCTTCTGTTCAGAAGGCATTAATTTAGGAGGTCTCGATTCAGGAGGCTTCAATTTCGGAGACCCCTATTCAGCAGGCCTCTATCCAGGAGGCATCAATTTCGGAGACGCCTATTCAGGAGGCCTCTATCCAGGAGGCATCAATTTAGGAGATCCCTATTCAGGAGGCCTCTATCCAGGAGGCATCAATTTCGGAGACCCCTATTCAGGAGGCCTGTGTTCAGGGGGCATTGATTTAGGGTGCCTCAATTCAGGAGGTCTCGATTTAGGAGCCATCTGTTCAGGAGACCACCTTTCCGGAGGCATGGATTTAGGAGGCCTCATCTCAGGAGGCCTCGATTTAGGAGGCTTTGATTTGGGAGGCTTTGATTTAGGTGGGTTTTAG